The genomic window gacgcgcgcgcgttcatGCATCAGTCGTGGGCCGCGCACGCGAGTGGAGTggtctcgcgcgcgcgttcatTCATCAGCCGTGAGCCGCGCACGCGAGTGGAGCGACAAGACGCGCGCGCTGTGGACGGGTAGGGCCCTACGCTGCCTCCATCACTCGGagataaagagaaaaaataccATGCAACTGCCAGGCACTAGTGACTACAAAAACGCGCACAGGAATTTCCacttcgcttcttcgtcaaatgtcgtcttctttcagttaattaattcaccTGAAATATCATGTCAGTGAAAAATAATGATAATCAAAACGCTTATCTTTCCAAAATTGAAACGTAGCATCCAGCTTCATTTGAGGTCTTTTCAGAATCGTAcgctaaaaaagaaagagatataaattaataaaaaatagataaaCACggcaattaaaattaaagatatcaacctgcaaataaataaaaacctaaaaTCTAAAcctgtaaaaaataaaaacctgtagaaaaaataaaagcctgtagaaaaaataaaagcctgtggaaaaaaatctaaacctgtgaaaaaataaaaacctgcggaaaaaataaaaacctgcggaaaaaataaaaacctgcgGAAAAAAAACCTACTATCTaccctgaaaaagaaaagcatgCACGTGATAAAGAACCTAGATTACCAtataaatccattgacctaaaatatgcCTATATactaatcaacctagattacctgaAAATCCATCGAaaaatggtctaaagcacgtggcggctgctagctaagCACGTGAAGGGATAGGAGCTACAAAGCCTACTACACGAAACGCCctaccctactagcagccACCAACTAAAACCTTAGTGCATAGGGAGAGGACCCATGCAAACTAACGTAGTAATGCAAACGAAGCACGTGAGGGAGGAAGTGCCATTACTGCATTATACCGATTTGTTGTCCCACTACACTTTCTGCAACGTACACAATTGGGCTTCATGCACTGCAACGACCACCAGCCCTCACTCGCGgaccccaacccgccctcgattagacTTTCGGAAATCGGACCTAATGGTTAGACTGACGGAAATTTTCTATGCCCGCGAGCGTGGGCAGTGGCCACCGCAGGCATTCAGCACCGTGTACGTCACAGGgagccccgccccctaagtgcacgcctacaccaGTGGGGCCCCAATGGGTGACCTGTTCGCTGCGCTGACACGAGGcgttcttccttctttcttcttctctcattcgtcgcgaaactaaagaaaacgagtaagtgaatgaaatgaaacgaaGTGCGGGTGCACGCGATGAGGGATCGCCTAAATGCGAGTGGATTACGCGCGTCGTCACGTCCGTGTGACttgtcgcgtcgccgcgagAAGTCGCTGTCGAGTAGAAACAGCCACGCGCGGATTGCATCGACGATCTACGCCGTTTCGCGAGCAAAAACGGACACGGCAACGTGCTGCGCGGACGCAGGCCAGTTGAACGATATTCAGCGCGCTTACCAATTGGCGACTGTAAAATCCGAGCCGCATGAGAATTCCGGCTGCACGTCCCTCCTTCGACGAATCGTAGCAGCGAAACTACGTCGCGATGAGCCTTGTTTGCAGGGAAGAGCAACGAGGCGATTCCTCTATCCTCACCCGGATACTGACACCTCTACGACGAATGAGAAGAGCGCGTGTTCTCACGTGAAAGTGGAGGAGATTAAATGGAGCTCTTATCACGTGTTTGATTACAATAAActcgcttttttctctttcgcggGCAAAAACGATCGTATCTACAGAGTCTCTATAAACCGAATTTTCTGAATATGCACTTCCCGGAAAAGAAGTGATAACATGTACGGGACGGCCGGACGGGACTCGGTTCGTAGTCCTCACGTGATAGACTTTCATGGCTCTTACCGAACGGTAgaagcgtttcttcgtctacgcAACTGACGCAGCCAGTTAAACGCATGCGAGAGATTGCGTTTAGCTGGTTTCCAGAAAATCGGGGCTCCATTGGGGAAAAACCGACGTTTGGAAGCATAACTTGTTTCCATTCGCACCAACGTAAATCAAGTGAGTACAAACGAAGACTGCAAGTTAGTGTGACTAGTTCGAGCGAGGAAGAATCCCTTTGGAAGGTTCGTACGAGCAGTTATCGACCTTCGGCCCTTCGCTGTCTTCGTTGCTAAGGAAGCCACTCACTTAGCTTACCCGGCAGAGCATCGTACGACTTCGACGATACCTGTAGTGACGCTCAAGCATCGATTCGAGCGTAGTAATCCATAgaatagaagagaaaattcgaatcgaAGCTTCGCCACTTACGTCCATCATGCATGTGTAGgctagttaattaataaattaattcgTATATTTGTGCTGGTTTCTAATTCGCCAGTGCACCACGTAATATTATATTATTGGTATTTACCCTGATGATTCGCGTCTATAGATCTAAGCAAGTGCTTTTAGGCACTGCTGAAATGCCAGTCTGAACTCGTCAGAGTTGGACACCGTCATGAAGTTACGTTTTTATTaggttttatttatttatttatttatttatccgAAATGGTTATGTCATCTTTTCTCAGGTTGGCTAGCTGCAGTTGATTTTACGTCAGCGTACGTTTATTCACATCTAAACTCACACGGACAGGCAAGCACAGTGACAGAAGCGTTCGTCTCTTTCATGAGATTCATGCTTGACttctaaatttcatttcagaaaatgacaaGGAAGACTTTTCTTTCCATGTGTACCAAATGATATAACTCCAGTCAGCACCACTCCTATACAAACCGTTCAGGAAGGTGCTACGACAGGCGTTGAACCACCAACCACCTCTAGTAGAGGCAGCACAGTGCCATTTGTCGGAGTTATCATTGTCTTgatcttttgttgaaaacATCATTCCATTCGCTTCTCCACTTCCTGGTCGTTTCATTGAATCACCTGCTGTACCACTGTACCCACTAACGCTTAGCCTGTACTTGGAAGTAGAATCGCCCACAATAAAGCTGCTGTATTTGGCGTATGCACTATTTCCCGAGTAATCTTTCAAATCGATTCTTGATTCGTTTGCCTCGTTTAGCCGCAGGAGCTGGTGAAGAGAAGCTAAGCCAATCCAATAGTCACCATCAATATTGCCAAATCCTCTTTCGTAGTCATTCCATCCACGATTAAAATCAACTGATCCAtcctttcgtctttgaaagactGTCCATCCTCCGCCGTCGGTCTCCATGTCGTCACAGTACACGAGAATTATACGCTGGGaattatatatatgtaaGTTGATTAATAGCTAATACCTGAGTTATAGTATATACCTTCCTGTCAAGTCATTCAATCTCTACCCAGCCTTTGGTCTAAAGTGAAAGAATCTTGTTCTCCATTCCGGCCAGACAACGACTAGAGAGGAGAGTTAGAATATAGCAGGTACGAAGCTTTGAGTAACGTCTTTTACCTACACCGTGTGTAGCACCTCCCATTCCACTGATTTCACGGTGTCTCTATAATGAAGGCCccgttttcctttcttctttcttccaaACCGTTTTTGTAGAAGCGGATAAACgggtcgtttttctcttataCGATACGGAATAGTCTATGTTTCCTCTTTTAGAACTCATGAGAGTTATTATGAGATCCACCTCCATCAGCTTGATTCAATCGACTCGCTCGAAAATGCGGTCTTAGTGGTATAAGTGGTATAGctactttgattctaactGATTTTCACGTTCACTTTCCCCTTCGTCCCTTTTACATCTCACGTATCAAATCTATCCTCAAGGCAGTCACAGGGATATCTCTGATGAACGCATCTTTACCAAACCGCACCGCCCAATACGTTTCAGTGATCCAAGTTCTATTCTTCTATTGGTCTCTATAGTATTTGTCAAGTTTCTCTGCGTAGATTTGAGGGAAAGGGATTTTCTCACGTGATGTATCGTGAGCAGACGAAGTCACGCCCATGGCAGATCCAAAGTGGAAACGTCTCGTTCCTGTCACAGACAAGATTGTGCCTCTTCTCGCCAACGCTCTTGTTGGAGGATCTCTTCTGGATAGACTTCTAGCTTTAAATGTCGTTTCCTATTCTCAGTACGACgagctttctcttttttcagaGAATCCGAGATATTCACTGGAAGATAGGTCTCGGAAGTTGCTTGAATGTCTGAGGCGACGTCCGCCTCCTAGCTTCGATGCGTTTTGCGCTGCCCTGCAGAAGGAAGATCGAAAGGCAGTGTACGATTTACTAGTCACTTCTGCCACAGCCAccgaaattcaatttcaagaATCGGCTAAGCTGCCTTGCAAAACTCCTGTACATAAAACTCCAATTGCCCGTGTTGATAACGTGAAAGAAAACTCCTCTAGCCCCAAAAGGGCTGTGGATGGCGTTGTTTCTACTACAAGCGTAGCTCAAGGTCATGAATTGCCAAAGTCAAGCAGACCGCCTTACGAAGAACTTCTGGCTCAGGAAGATGATACTCGAATTGCCTGTGGTGAGAAGTGTAGTCCCAATTGCACCTCTGAACCTCAGAAAACGGCTCTATCAAGACGGCCAGCGACGCTATTAATTTTCGTTCAAGACGACCTTAAAGATGCTTGGGAACCCACTTGTGAAAGTTTTCTTCGCATTGTTGAATCATACGCTGCTGCAGCGCAtcctgaaagaaaaatctcgGTGACCTGGAAATACGTTTCAAAAATGACTTTCTTTCACGAAATAAAGTCGGATCGTATTTCAATTAACAAAGAGTCGGATCGTATTTCAATTAACAAAAAGTGCCTGGTACAAATTAACTTACCAAAGACGACACCAGAAGACTTCGAAAAATGTGGAAACCATCTCCTTGAGATAATGTCTAACttggttttaattaaaatatttaagATCACATCCCGATGCTGTATTGTGCATTTGACTTTTACTGCAAACGGATTTATACATTTCATTTGCGGTTTGAACGCTGCTAGCAATTTTGCTCATCtcataatctttgattcttgtGCGACACTTCAAATCGGTTCTCTCCCACCTGTCAAGCTCGCCGCTCTTCTACGTTTTGGAGAACCCCAATCAGTGTCTGAGGCATTTTCCCTCCTAGAAAAAGTAGGAATAGAAGCGTCAGAGTGAATGTGGCCTTATAACACTGTCTAACACAGAATCGCTTTTCCGTTCACCTATCGACGTCACAGCTATTTGATGCTGTAGATAAAGCTAATCATTGCTTATTTTATGTGCAAGAGAAGCTCAGGAGTGCTACTGAAAAAAGTAACATTTATAAAAAGtcaattattgattaattaacctaTATTCCTTAAGTCAATGACACCGGGCAATGTAATGAACACATAGTCACCTCTTTAGAAAACACGACTATGCAGTTGGAATTAAAAGTATGCTGTAAATTCAAAGACTAATTCAAGCAGGCAATTTTGATTAGATTCGttacctgaaaaaaaaattttcaacaATAAAGAAGCAGCTTGATACTGTTAGAAAACGACAAACGGTGAGCGCTAAGTTTTAACTAGTTCAAACAGGCAATCAAGCTAATGTAGACTTTGAAAATCAACAATACAGCTATAAGGAAGTATATTGATACTGTTCAAAAGACACAAAAGGTTTGCGGCACTTCATTGACCATGCTAACTAAGCAACGCGTTCGTAGAGCTAAAAATGTGGttacttctttttttaggacAACGGCGCTTCGGACAAAGAAGTTGTAAACACTTCCGACCCGCCTAACCGTTCTCAGGAAATTTACGACGAGGCTCTAAGGCGCGGCTCCATAAGAGTGAATCGTTGTCGCGTCATTGTTGCCGGTCAAGACGGAGCTGGCAAGTCATGTCTTGTAGATTCTCTTTTGAACAGACCCttcgagaaaaagaaagcgagcaCAGAAGGAGCAGCCGTAACAATGATCCACACAACGACAAGCGGTTGGGTCGTCACTGACACGAAGGATCACTTAGATCCGCTAATTGCAGAGGGTGTCTATCGTATGAATCAGCAGCagttgacgtcgaagagcTGGCAAGAAGACTCTTCTGAATCATCCCATTTTGTACTAAATTCAAAAccgaaagacgaaaaggcAGACAAAACAGACCCTTCCTCAGCAATAATTTATCTGAAACCAGCACCAACAGTAGAAACGCAGGAAGaggatttgaaaaagtttggtattgaagcgaaaacgctcaCGTCAAGCCAGCTACAATTAATCAACACTTTTCTCACAAATAGACCAAGTAAAGAAGATCTTCGTGAGAGAATCCTGGGCGTTCGCGATATCTGGGATTTGGGTGGACAGGAAGTTTATCTCGCCACTCATTCGGCTCTCATGCCGGACAGCAAAGCGTTTTGTATGTCAATTTACATGATTGTAATGGACATCTCAAAGTCGCTGTCAGATAAAGCGGAGTCGTTTCATCGATCATCCGATGGCGAAGTAGTAGACCTAACAAATGAATTAGGCTGGATTCGCACAAACGGAGACTTTCCTCTCTACTGGTTTGGGTCAATCACAACGGCCCATGAAGAGACGCCTAGGGGCGACAATTGGCTgggcaaagacgaagaagtggctcctcctcctgtctTTGTAATTGGAACTCACCGAGACGTCTTGGACAGCAACAAGGAGAAGTTTCCGAATTCAGACTCAGTAAAAGAATGGTTGATGGACCAAGGCAAGTTACTGGAAGAACTTTTGAGCGACAGCGACTTCAAAAAACACATCGTCATCCCGAGACccaagaaagacgaagattTCCACGAAATGGCTCATTTcatcaaaagaattttcctaATAGACAATTCGGTCTCCGGTTCAGGTTCCCCGTGTAAATGcgttgaagaaattcgagaGCGAGTCGATCGCATGACGACGTATTggcaaaaagcgaaaaagcaGCCTCTATTTTGGGTTTACCTTGAAATTCTTCTGTTTCGGTGGAGCGAGGTCATGAAAACTGTTGTGGCTAAAGTAGACGAAATAGCGATGCTAGCTCAGCATCCGACAATCTGCAATATTTCAAGTCGAGACGAAGTCCTCGTGGCTCTGAAATATCTCGCAAGCGTCGGAGTAATTCTCTATTACCCGGAAGTAGAAGACTTgaagaacgtcgtttttACGAAACCTACGTGGGTAATCAAAATGCTGTCAGCTTTTGTGACAGCGGTAAAGCCAGGTCCGTTGATGGAGCCACAGTCGGACTCTCTGACAAAGAAAGGAGTGATGACTAATGACTTGATGATGTATCGTTTACAACAAATACGCAAAGCCGACTGTAGTGATTCGGCTACTGACCCAAAAGACGCCGATAGCGAAAGAGTTGAAGCAGAGAATAGGCTAATTGTACGTCTTCTAGAactctttgacgtcatcacaccTGTTGAAGGCCAGAGGAATTATTACGTTCCTTCAATGCTCAAAGCGCCGTTTCTGCATAATTTTACTTATTTGGAACGTCTTACTTCTTCAGGCGACGAGTCACGTCGTTTCGATCTTCCGGCTCTCATCGTCATCCCAAAGAAGGCAAAATTTGTTCCGGAatgtctcttctttcgtcttaTAACACGCTTTCTCAAAGTGTATCCGATGAAACCGCGGCTTTCA from Oscarella lobularis chromosome 1, ooOscLobu1.1, whole genome shotgun sequence includes these protein-coding regions:
- the LOC136197873 gene encoding fibrinogen C domain-containing protein 1-like, producing ILVYCDDMETDGGGWTVFQRRKDGSVDFNRGWNDYERGFGNIDGDYWIGLASLHQLLRLNEANESRIDLKDYSGNSAYAKYSSFIVGDSTSKYRLSVSGYSGTAGDSMKRPGSGEANGMMFSTKDQDNDNSDKWHCAASTRGGWWFNACRSTFLNGLYRSGADWSYIIWYTWKEKSSLSFSEMKFRSQA